GCAGGCCGGTGTCGGTGACCGCGGCCCAGGCGAGGGTGACCTCGGTGCCGTCGGGCAGCGTGATCCGATGGCGGGCGTTGCCATTGCCGATCTGGGTCACCTGTGAAGCCTGCTGTCTGTAGGGGTCATGCGCCGGGGGAATCCTGGGCGAGGAGGATCTCGATGATCGTATCGTCTCCGAGATCGAGAGCGGTGCCCGGAAGCACCACGACCGACTCCCCCGCACGGAGCCGTCGTGCGCCGGACAGCGTGCGGAGCACCGTGCCGTTGGTCGAGTGCAGGTCGGTCGCGACGAGTCGGGTGCCGACGATGCGCAGCTCGAGGTGCGTGCCCGAGACGATCGCCGCCGGCGATTCGACCGTGAGGAGTTCGGGCGGCATGCCGCTGCCCGCGACACGCGGAGGCAGCGGCTTCCGACCGATGAGCACGGGTGCCGTGATCGTCATGGGCTGCCCGTCGCCGATGCGGAAGCGAGGACCGCTCGGTGCCGGATCCGCCGCGGCACCCGTCGGAGACGTGGGCGATCCGGTCGGCGAGGTGCCGATGTCGTCTGGCACGCGCCGCACCTGCCGCGGGGTGATGACCGTGTCGGCGACGGACGCTCCGAGGTCCGCCTCCCGCTGGCGGGGCGCGAGCAATGTGTCGGCGTCGAGCCAGGGCGTGGGAGCAGGGGCATCCGCCGGACTGCCGGCCGCCGTCCACCCGACCGAGGAGGCTCGCAGGCTCGCCCGTCGAGGCACCACGGGTTCGCCAGCGGTCTGCTCGCGTTCGAGCGGCGTTGCGGCGTCGGTGATGCGCAGCGCCACCACGTCGTCGAAGTCTGCGAGGTGCCACGGACGGATGCCGCGCGCGTCGAACCTGCGGCTGCCGCCCGGTGAGGCGAGGTCGACGACCGCGTCGCCGCGAACGACGGCGGTCACGCTCGTCACCGCCTCCTCCGCCCACCAGACGAGACCGAACGACTCCACCGGGTCGACGCGGCCCGACGGCACCAGCCCCACGAGCGTCTCGAGCGCGAGTCGACCGTCGCTCGCCGCTTCGGAGAGCGCGTTCAGCACCGCTTCGGGAGCGGGTGCGGCGACCGCGGCGATGAACCGGTCTCCCACGATCACATCCCACGCGGGGGCACCGGCCGACGCCGAACTCGAGACAGCGCCTGAGACCATGCGGACATTCTGGCACCGTGCGGGGTCTGCGCACGAGGGGTCGTGCCTGGTCGTCCATCCTGAATTCGTGGACGCCGGATACCGGGCCACGACGGGGCTGCGCAGCATCGGCGCCTCCGCGATCCGCAGCCCAAACCAGGCTATTGCTGTGGATTCAGTCGATTTTGCGCCGATATTCAACGGAATCGCTTGCACGGGGCATTCGTCACTGTCACAATCGTGGCATGACGAACAACGGGCGTTCCTCGCAGCCCCGACCCGTGCAGCTCGACGACGTCTCGAAGGCGATCATCGAACAGCTGCAGGCCGATGGGCGGCGCTCGTACGCCGATGTCGGCAAGGCCGTCGGCCTGTCGGAAGCCGCCGTGCGCCAGCGCGTGCAGCGGCTCACGGAGTCGGGTGTGATGCAGATCGTGGCCGTGACCGACCCGATGCAGCTCGGATTCACCACGCAGGCGATGATCGGCATCCGCACCGCGGGTGACACCCGCGTGCTGGCCGCTCGCCTCGCCGAGATCCCCGAGATCGACTACGTCGTGCTCACCGCGGGCAGCTTCGACGTGATGGCCGAGGTCGTCTGCGAGAACGATGACGAGCTGCTCGAACTCCTGAACACGCGGATCCGCGTGATCGAGGGCGTGCAGTCGACCGAGACGTTCGTCTACCTGAAGCTCCAGAAGCAGTTCTACAACTGGGGCACCCGCTGAGTCAGCGGGTGCTCATCGAGAAAGGGATGGCAATGACCGACACGGTCTACGACAACGACGTGCTGCAGCAGAAGGCGAAGGATCATCTCTGGATGCACTTCTCCCGGCAGTCCACCATGGAGACGTCGGGGGTGCCGATCATCACCCGCGGTCAGGGCCACCACATCTACGACGTCCAGGGCCGGGAGTACTTCGACGGTCTGGCCGGTCTCTTCGTCGTGAACGCGGGCCACGGGCGCGCGCGGCTCGCCGAGGTCGCCGCCAAGCAGGCAGAGCAGCTCGCCTTCTTCCCGATCTGGTCGTACGCCCACCCCTCGGCGATCGAGCTCGCCGACCGACTGGCGGGCTACGCACCCGGCGACCTGAACCGGGTCTTCTTCTCGACGGGCGGCGGTGAAGCCGTCGAGACGGCCTTCAAGCTCGCCAAGTACTACTGGAAGCTCCAGGGCCGGCCGACGAAGCACAAGGTGATCTCCCGCTCGGTCGCCTACCACGGCACCCCTCAGGGCGCCCTCGCGATCACCGGCATCCCCGGCATGAAGGAGATGTTCGAGCCGGTCACCCCCGGCGGCTTCCGCGTGCCGAACACGAACTTCTACCGCGCCGCCGAGATGGGCGCCCCGGCCGACGACCTCGAGGCCTTCGGTCTCTGGGCGGCGAACCGCATCGAGGAGATGATCCTCTTCGAGGGCCCCGAGACGGTCGCCGCCGTGTTCCTCGAGCCGGTGCAGAACTCCGGCGGCTGCTTCCCGCCGCCCCCCGGCTACTTCAAGCGCGTGCGCGAGATCTGCGACCAGTACGACGTGCTCCTCGTCTCCGACGAGGTCATCTGCGCCTTCGGCCGCCTCGGCCACATGTTCGCGTGCGACGCCTACGGTTACGTGCCCGACATGATCACGTGCGCGAAGGCCATGACCTCGGGCTACTCCCCCATCGGCGCGACGATCGTCTCCGAGAAGATCTACGCCCCGTTCGCCGAGGGCAACACGTCGTTCTACCACGGCTACACGTTCGGCGGTCACCCCGTGTCGGCCGCAGTGGCACTCGAGAACCTCGACATCTTCGAGGAGGAGAAGCTGAACGAACGAGTTCTCGAGAACTCGCCGCTGTTCCGTGCCGAGCTCGAGAAGCTGCTCGACCTGCCGATCGTCGGCGACGTGCGCGGCGACGGCTACTTCTTCGGCATCGAACTCGTGAAGGACAAGGAGACGCGCGAGACCTTCGACGACGACGAGTCCGAGCGCCTGCTCCGCGGGTTCCTGTCGAAGGCGCTCTTCGACGCGGGTCTCTACTGCCGCGCCGACGACCGCGGCGATCCCGTGATCCAGCTGGCGCCGCCGCTCACGATCGGCCCGGCGGAGTTCGCCGAGATCGAGCAGAAGCTGCGCGGTGTGCTGACCGAAGCCTCCAACCGGCTCTGATGGCGGGGGCTCGCCCGACGGTGACGGATGCCTCACCGGATTCGTCCCGTCGGGTGAGCTTCTGGCTCGACGACCTGGTCGTGCGCGGGCTCGACGATCTCCGCCCGCGCACCGCCCTCGCTTCGAGCGCCCGGTTCGACGTCTGCCTGATCGGCGGCGGACTCACGGCCCTCTGGACCGCCTACGCTCTGGTGCAGGCGGATCCGACCCTGCGCATCGCCGTGCTCGAGCGCGAGTTCTCGGGATTCGGGGCGTCCGGCCGAAATGGCGGCTGGTGCTCGGCGTTGTTCCCGCAGTCGGCCGCATCGATCGAACGTGATCACGGTTACGACCAGGCGGTGGCGATGCGACGTGCGATGCTCGACACCGTCGACGAGGTCGGCCGCATCACCGCACGCGAGGGCATCGACTGCGACTTCGTGAAGGGCGGCACCGTCACCTTCGCACGGAGTGATTCGCAGCGCGAACTCGCCGCCGCCGAGGTCGACGACGCACGCCGGTTCGGGGTCGACGCGCTCGAGTACCGGGAAGCGCACGTCGTCGCGGCGACGTACGGTGCGACCGGTCTCGACGGCCGGGCACCCGACGCGGTCTTCGATCCGTCGTGCGCACGGGTGCACCCGGCGAAGCTCGTGCGCGGCCTCGCCCGTGTCGTCGAGGAGCTCGGCGTCTCGGTGTTCGAGCAGACCGAGGTCGTCGACTGGTCGGCGGGCAGGGTGCGGTTCCGCACGCTCGACGGCAACGACGCCGAGGGCACGGTCTCGGCGCGACACGTGATCGTCGCGACCGAGGGGTACGGCGCGAGCCTGCCGCGTGTGCGCCGGCGCATCCTCCCCCTCTACTCCCTCATGATCGCCACCGAACCGCTCGCCGACGAGGTCTGGGACGAGATCGGCCTCGCGCACGGCACGACGTTCAGCGACTTCCGCCACCTGCTCGTCTACGGACAGCGCACGGCCGACAACAGGTTCGCCTTCGGCGGCCGTGGCGCGAGCTATCACTGGGGCAGCGCGCTGCATCCCGCGTTCGAACAGGCGGAGGCCGTCTTCAGCCGGCTGCGCGCCGCACTGTTCGAGCTCTTCCCCGCGATCGCCGGCACCCGCATCACCCATCGTTGGGGCGGCCCGCTCGGCGTCGCACGCGACTGGAACGCGACCGCGAGCTACAACCCGAAGACCGGCGTGGGGTTCGCCGGCGCGTATGTCGGCGATGGCCTCTCGACCACGAATCTCGCCGGCCGAACCATGTCCGACCTCGTGCGCGGCGTGCAGAGCAACCTGACCGCCCTCCCGTGGGTGAATCACCGGTCGCCGCTGTGGGAGCCGGAGCCGCTTCGGTACCTCGGTGCGAACCTCGGCGTGCTCGGCATGCGATTCTCCGACGCGGAGGAACGGCTCACCGGCCGGACGTCGCTGCTCGCCCGTGCCGTCGGCGGGCTCACCGGCCACTGAACGCCCACTCGGGCAGCGTGCCGCTGCCGACGAGTGCGCCGAGCAGACCAGCCATCGAGTGATCGGGATCGATCTCCAGGGCCCGATCGAGGTACGCCCCGGCCGCCGAGCCCCTGCCGAGC
The DNA window shown above is from Agromyces cerinus and carries:
- a CDS encoding Lrp/AsnC family transcriptional regulator, giving the protein MTNNGRSSQPRPVQLDDVSKAIIEQLQADGRRSYADVGKAVGLSEAAVRQRVQRLTESGVMQIVAVTDPMQLGFTTQAMIGIRTAGDTRVLAARLAEIPEIDYVVLTAGSFDVMAEVVCENDDELLELLNTRIRVIEGVQSTETFVYLKLQKQFYNWGTR
- a CDS encoding NAD(P)/FAD-dependent oxidoreductase, whose translation is MAGARPTVTDASPDSSRRVSFWLDDLVVRGLDDLRPRTALASSARFDVCLIGGGLTALWTAYALVQADPTLRIAVLEREFSGFGASGRNGGWCSALFPQSAASIERDHGYDQAVAMRRAMLDTVDEVGRITAREGIDCDFVKGGTVTFARSDSQRELAAAEVDDARRFGVDALEYREAHVVAATYGATGLDGRAPDAVFDPSCARVHPAKLVRGLARVVEELGVSVFEQTEVVDWSAGRVRFRTLDGNDAEGTVSARHVIVATEGYGASLPRVRRRILPLYSLMIATEPLADEVWDEIGLAHGTTFSDFRHLLVYGQRTADNRFAFGGRGASYHWGSALHPAFEQAEAVFSRLRAALFELFPAIAGTRITHRWGGPLGVARDWNATASYNPKTGVGFAGAYVGDGLSTTNLAGRTMSDLVRGVQSNLTALPWVNHRSPLWEPEPLRYLGANLGVLGMRFSDAEERLTGRTSLLARAVGGLTGH
- a CDS encoding aspartate aminotransferase family protein gives rise to the protein MTDTVYDNDVLQQKAKDHLWMHFSRQSTMETSGVPIITRGQGHHIYDVQGREYFDGLAGLFVVNAGHGRARLAEVAAKQAEQLAFFPIWSYAHPSAIELADRLAGYAPGDLNRVFFSTGGGEAVETAFKLAKYYWKLQGRPTKHKVISRSVAYHGTPQGALAITGIPGMKEMFEPVTPGGFRVPNTNFYRAAEMGAPADDLEAFGLWAANRIEEMILFEGPETVAAVFLEPVQNSGGCFPPPPGYFKRVREICDQYDVLLVSDEVICAFGRLGHMFACDAYGYVPDMITCAKAMTSGYSPIGATIVSEKIYAPFAEGNTSFYHGYTFGGHPVSAAVALENLDIFEEEKLNERVLENSPLFRAELEKLLDLPIVGDVRGDGYFFGIELVKDKETRETFDDDESERLLRGFLSKALFDAGLYCRADDRGDPVIQLAPPLTIGPAEFAEIEQKLRGVLTEASNRL